One region of Clavibacter michiganensis subsp. tessellarius genomic DNA includes:
- the dusB gene encoding tRNA dihydrouridine synthase DusB has translation MSSPTLTPVPSAADAPGAPAPAAEPALRIGGIPLDVPVVLAPMAGITNTAFRRLCREFGAGLYVSEMITSRALVERTPESMRLITHHPSEKVRSIQLYGVDPKTVREAVTMLIAEDRADHIDLNFGCPVPKVTRKGGGAALPWKLGLFTDIVEGAVKAAGDVPLTVKMRKGIDADHLTYLEAGRAAEAAGVASIALHARTASDYYSGHADWSAIAKLKQAITSVPVLGNGDIWAAEDAIRMMDETGADGVVVGRGCLGRPWLFGDLAAAFHARAAGLDPADTPRAHPSQGAVADTFRRHVELLAEFFESEERGCRDARKHVAWYFKGYPVGGDLRAALASASSLEEIDGLLATLDRDQPYPGAGAEGARGRQGSMKRTALPDRWLESRDIDAQDAMDIADGEIHNSGG, from the coding sequence ATGTCCTCTCCGACCCTCACCCCCGTGCCCTCCGCGGCCGACGCGCCCGGCGCGCCCGCGCCCGCCGCCGAGCCGGCCCTCCGCATCGGCGGCATCCCGCTCGACGTGCCCGTGGTGCTCGCGCCCATGGCCGGCATCACGAACACCGCCTTCCGCCGCCTCTGCCGCGAGTTCGGCGCCGGCCTCTACGTCAGCGAGATGATCACGAGCCGCGCGCTCGTCGAGCGCACGCCCGAGTCCATGCGGCTCATCACGCACCACCCGTCGGAGAAGGTCCGCTCCATCCAGCTGTACGGGGTCGACCCGAAGACCGTGCGCGAGGCCGTCACCATGCTCATCGCCGAGGACCGGGCCGACCACATCGACCTCAACTTCGGCTGCCCGGTGCCCAAGGTCACCCGCAAGGGCGGGGGCGCGGCGCTGCCGTGGAAGCTCGGGCTCTTCACCGACATCGTGGAGGGCGCCGTGAAGGCCGCGGGCGACGTGCCGCTCACGGTCAAGATGCGCAAGGGCATCGACGCCGACCACCTCACCTACCTCGAGGCCGGCCGCGCCGCCGAGGCCGCGGGCGTCGCCTCCATCGCGCTGCACGCCCGCACGGCGAGCGACTACTACAGCGGCCACGCCGACTGGTCGGCCATCGCGAAGCTCAAGCAGGCCATCACGAGCGTGCCCGTCCTCGGCAACGGCGACATCTGGGCCGCGGAGGACGCCATCCGCATGATGGACGAGACCGGCGCCGACGGCGTGGTCGTCGGCCGCGGCTGCCTCGGCCGCCCCTGGCTCTTCGGCGACCTCGCGGCGGCGTTCCACGCCCGCGCCGCCGGCCTCGATCCCGCCGACACGCCCCGCGCGCACCCCTCGCAGGGCGCCGTGGCCGACACCTTCCGCCGCCACGTCGAGCTCCTCGCCGAGTTCTTCGAGAGCGAGGAGCGCGGCTGCCGCGACGCGCGCAAGCACGTGGCCTGGTACTTCAAGGGCTATCCCGTCGGCGGCGACCTGCGGGCGGCGCTCGCCTCGGCGTCGTCGCTCGAGGAGATCGACGGCCTGCTCGCCACCCTCGACCGCGACCAGCCCTACCCGGGCGCGGGCGCCGAGGGAGCGCGCGGCCGCCAGGGCAGCATGAAGCGCACGGCGCTGCCGGACAGGTGGCTCGAGAGCCGCGACATCGACGCGCAGGATGCGATGGACATCGCGGACGGGGAGATCCACAACAGTGGCGGCTGA